The stretch of DNA GGCAGAATTttaggcgtggggagcagtgactattcattctctttaataacaGGCACATGATCACCCAGCTGACAACGTAAAGCTGCGGCTGGGTGATCACGACTGTCTGCaattagagaatgaatattcactgctcccgaaGTCCATAATcccgggtgtggggagcagtgaatattccggcagctgatgttcgcgtgtaactgcaggtgcatggcagtgacatcatgcgaTGCGCCGCTTACACACTGAATTCAGTTGCCGACATCAGAGACAACActgcacagtggtgaggcagagggatggtgagtataatcatttttttatgtctgcagtgtgatgagggacatatatagcaggatgacagcagaaccagacatatcattggtgcaacctgcagcccaagaggtaagggggaccAATTTTCACCTTTAAATATCAAGATGGGgatcctatataccaggatgaaggccaTAAACACCAGGATGAGAGACAGATAACTGCAAGGGGCCCAGGAatacagaatgggggatattacccccTATTACCACGTCAGCAGCAGATTCCCCCCAACATTATAGTGCGTCATGACTaaattttttctttacattttatttcctattttcctcctctaaacctGAGGTGTGTTTTATGGTCATAACAATACAgtaagtttaaaaagagagaaaatggtGCTTTCCATGACTAATTCTTGCTTGAgcaatttttggataaaaccctttgactcatggtacatcatgatggcttctcccatgtgactcatctgacaacaggacctgattaatgataacaACATTTGCCAAATTCCGAATGCAAGAATGGTtcctctactgtgtgggttttctTAGTCGACTAGAATTGATTTACCATTTAAACATTTCAAATATTCACATGAAAGAGGTTCCTTCTctgtgcggcttcttcagatgtttaacgagatctgatttctgagaataacaatttccacattctgaacatgaaaatggcttctccccagtatgagatctttgatgcacaacaagttgtgatttaaaattaaaacatttcccacactctgaacaagaaAGTGGCTTcttccctgtatgagatctttcatgcacaacaagttctgatttgcaattaaaacatttcccacactctgaacatgaaaatggcttcttccctatgTGATTTTTGTGATGCAAAATAAGatatgatttctgactaaaacatttcccacattctgaacatgaaaatggcttctcccctgtgtgaattcttttgtgctcaacaagatctgacttctgactaaaacatttcccacattccaagcatgaaaatggcttctcccctgtatgagatcttttatGCCTAACAAGAGTTgttttctgactaaaacatttcccgcagtctaaacatgaaaatgacttctcccctgtgtgatttttctggtgTCTATTAAgggctgatttccgaataaaacatctcccacactctaaacatgaaaatggcttctcccctgtgtgagatctttgatgcacaacaaattCTGATTTAAAATTAAAACATTTGTCACATtgggggcatgaaaatggcttctcccctgtgtgaactttttgatggtcaacaagatttgatttcctggtaaaacatttcccacattttgaacatgaaaatggtttctctcttGTAAGAgctgtttcatgttccacatcccttctgtaacttttattttgcttacaattctgtgataaatcggcaTTTTGGACTTGTTTGCAAAGATCAGATGATTGAGCTTTccaaggaaggactggaggtatatctgggacaacagcatgctcttcatatttgATACTTttatcatctgttataaattctgaagatattagatttccatctgaactcccaatacagtcatctgctaaaactaaacacaatattattattttttaatgatattatgttgaaagtacatttatttttttaaaccataacataattaaattaggaaaaaatgtattctgaatctgttgtccaatttcgatgTCGCTCATGACAGCACCCACCCCGGTCGATTGtgagtcatgggcaaatcgctgcccatgtcgcacaatatcgctaggacgcgtcacacatacttaccttcctagcgacgtcgctgtggatgtcacacagcggcccgccaatagaagcagaggggcggagaccagccacattaacgacacgcccacctcgttgctggcaggatgcaggtacgttgttgttcgtcattcccggggtgtcacacgtagcgatgtgtgctgcctcaggaactacgaacaaccagcaacgataattgggaaatgaatgacgtgtcaatgatcaaagaTGAGCTGAGTATTTTTGATctttagtggtcgctcgtaggtgtcacaagcaacaacgtcgctaacgaggccagatgtgcgtcacgaattccgtgaccccagcgatatctcgttagtgatgtcgttgcgtgtaaagcagcctttagaattacATGTTCGACaattcggatctcccattcctagcaccagttctctggaatgtgctatagTAAATAATCTgaatgattgtcacaatgtgactgcaggataatgagggacagggggctcctatactgtccctcacgctaggggaccctaaactATTCCTAACCTCTGCATTACCtctgaagatggagatgccagagtcctgtgccttactattctccagaccagatctaatctgttctcCCCCCGGGGAAAGAAGGGacaggaatatgatggaaacacagattaagacagacggaactcattgtaaactcacagaaataagcagtgagagactaaggagaaaagcaagagcagaaaagcagcaacaaaaagacaacgagGGTTAACACCACAGcagctcacagcaataatacacaacaaccacccgtaagtctggatcacaacacctcaccagaccagtataggtaaacttaaactagcattaatgaaatagttcagcgatactttctcctctacagtatGTGTTCAAAGACATTGTCAAAAAGGACCTTAAGTAGTCCAATAATAGGCATATAAACAGTGGGGCCGCTAGGAGGAAGGGGATATGAAATATCTCATTTTGCACTCCCTttaccctaatgccagtcctgcatgccagcctgtcttctgttcagttcatttagactcctgtaattaagagacctttggttacatcatgtcacatgactttgaagtcatcaaaggtccttaaacaataaaccttagaatacaactgatcgggtccctaagagactggggttcctaagaaattgcgcagtttgactccttccaacactggccctgacagtaactagggcttatttatggagtagggcttataattcaagcattctccaaaaatcccataaaatcatgctaggttttatttttggtgtaggtcgtCTTTTCGGGGAaacggtattcatgaaccctctgcaggtctttaagttgccttcataacaacataaaaaaggcactagaaacaaacagcagaagaagcagaagaagaaaagaaaatacagctgaaaaaacagagcagaaaccctaaaaatgtaaccacaaaattagtgcagaaagtacatgagtagatatctcttactggatagagctggaggaaacacatcctgaggaacatcgggatcttcttgtttacagtcctgtgggagaagaggacggggacatctctctggtgttgtcctcttactggatagacctggaggagacacatacagggactgaattcattccttacatacagataattataggccgtgtgtatttagtcctgtctattacctggtgatgtgaggggctggggaacctccatcatgacgtccttgtacagatctttgtgtccttctaaatactcccactcctccatggagaaatagacggtgacgtcctgacaccttataggaacctgacacatacaatgataccgtcacccccgatcccttcatagcgttactgtataatgtcccagcattcccagcagtgtcacctctccagtcagcagctcagtcattttgtaggtgagttctaggatcttctggtcattgatgtcctcatgtatcggggggtgaggtggaggctccgtgattgggctcaggggtcttccccatccctcagacacaggggcctgacagcgctcactagaggtcttcttcactactgtgtaatcctggttatggagagacacagtaataaatctcactccagacatttccagagtcctcacctctccagttctgtccatctgttattcccatagataagaatgatgtaatgtgacgtcatcagaatctctcacctctccagtaagccggaagaggatctctagggtgaggtgtaatatcctctccgccatcttgtccctgtccatatccatcgtgGACAGGAAATTTTCTGAAACAGAATAATATCACTGAAAGGAtctgatattataaggacctgaatgggaaggagatgagcccatatataaaattaatggagataataatggagggaagatatcatttgggtaggaaaaaaaaatgtcaacatGAAATGAAGTTTCAAAACCGACCCATAAAAGTATTGCACCTAAAAGGGTATCAATGAAAAAGTCagctcatcaagcaaaaaacaagtcctcactcaacaAAGATGTCGGAAAATagagacattaaaaaaaaacagtttgttttgttttataacaaaagtctgatttttatttactactagagatgagtgaacctggagttcggttttcggtacaaactcagacttctccaagatagcaaagttcaggtttggagttcgggagctttacgtatggaaaccgctctcgtgtgatcagatgtattgtgcaccaagaaataaaactgaaaaaacccgccctcccctggaagtgatctgtttatggctgcatgtgggcggagacccgaactgccaatcagtgacttcaaataaagtccaggtcaagtccaagtccagaaccgatcttta from Anomaloglossus baeobatrachus isolate aAnoBae1 chromosome 5 unlocalized genomic scaffold, aAnoBae1.hap1 SUPER_5_unloc_14, whole genome shotgun sequence encodes:
- the LOC142258859 gene encoding uncharacterized protein LOC142258859, with the protein product MILILLFTSLLASRINRGLQALIPPDQVGLIPFCQAPDNIRKNLNIIQHASKSKSSILLLALDIEKTFTSDYTVVKKTSSERCQAPVSEGWGRPLSPITEPPPHPPIHEDINDQKILELTYKMTELLTGEVPIRCQDVTVYFSMEEWEYLEGHKDLYKDVMMEVPQPLTSPGLSSKRTTPERCPRPLLPQDCKQEDPDVPQDVFPPALSILADDCIGSSDGNLISSEFITDDKSIKYEEHAVVPDIPPVLPWKAQSSDLCKQVQNADLSQNCKQNKSYRRDVEHETALTREKPFSCSKCGKCFTRKSNLVDHQKVHTGEKPFSCPQCDKCFNFKSEFVVHQRSHTGEKPFSCLECGRCFIRKSALNRHQKNHTGEKSFSCLDCGKCFSQKTTLVRHKRSHTGEKPFSCLECGKCFSQKSDLVEHKRIHTGEKPFSCSECGKCFSQKSYLILHHKNHIGKKPFSCSECGKCFNCKSELVVHERSHTGKKPLSCSECGKCFNFKSQLVVHQRSHTGEKPFSCSECGNCYSQKSDLVKHLKKPHREGTSFM